In Nicotiana tabacum cultivar K326 chromosome 11, ASM71507v2, whole genome shotgun sequence, a single window of DNA contains:
- the LOC107764754 gene encoding uncharacterized protein LOC107764754, whose protein sequence is MARSISRSPSYSRRYSRSRSPVNHRRRSHRSRRDRSRSPYSSRRRSHSGTHRRSRSPDARRKRSRSPTTRRHRRRRSHSSSESPIPKSRSPSLTSTERKSAAEKLKKEEEEKKRQQLEAELKQLEEETAKRLEEEIRKRVDEKLCSEEVRLEIERRIEEGHRKLFEDVVIQLEREKQAALTEARLKEEKARKEREELDKMLEENRRRVQEAQRREALEQQRKEEERLRELELIQRQKEEAALRKKLEEEENLMKLLSKSKSRPIGL, encoded by the exons ATGGCTCGGAGTATATCCCGGTCGCCGTCGTATTCTCGGCGGTACTCTCGGTCTCGATCTCCGGTGAATCACCGCCGCCGCAGCCACCGGAGCCGTCGTGACCGAAGCCGTTCACCGTATTCCAGCAG GAGAAGAAGTCACTCTGGTACTCACCGTCGGAGCCGTTCACCAGATGCAAGACGCAAAAGAAGCCGGTCCCCGACAACTAGGCGTCACAGGAGACGACGAAGTCATAGTTCCTCAGAGTCTCCTATACCCAAGTCTCGAAGTCCCAGTCTTACGTCCACTGAGCGTAAAAGTGCtgcagaaaaattgaaaaaagaggaagaagaaaagaaaag GCAACAGCTAGAGGCAGAACTCAAGCAATTAGAAGAGGAAACTGCAAAGAGATTGGAGGAAGAAATAAGGAAAAGGGTCGACGAAAAGTTATGTTCAGAGGAAGTTAGGCTGGAAATTGAGAGACGAATAGAAGAAGGTCACAGAAAACTGTTTGAAGATGTTGTGATTCAACTTGAAAGAGAAAAGCAAGCTGCTCTTACCGAGGCAAGGCTAAAAGAG GAAAAAGCACGAAAAGAAAGAGAGGAGCTGGACAAAATGCTTGAGGAGAACCGGAGGAGGGTACAAGAGGCTCAAAGGAGAGAGGCTCTGGAGCAGCAGCGAAAAGAGGAAGAACGACTTCGGGAGTTAGAGCTCATTCAAAGACAAAAGGAGGAGGCTGCTCTAAGGAAAAAACTTGAAGAGGAAGAAAATCTGATGAAACTATTGAGCAAAAGTAAATCTAGGCCCATTGGTCTGTAA
- the LOC107764755 gene encoding aspartic proteinase nepenthesin-1-like: protein MASSNFANFTMFLSISVLFVNILPVNSTSRHALINNRKGFKVSLKHVDSGGNFTKFERLQRAMARGKSRLQRLNLMANNLVATTAKDDSDIVKSTIHAGNGEFLMQISIGSPSETYNAIMDTGSDLIWTQCKPCKECFDQSTPIFDPSKSSTFSKISCSNKLCEALPMSSCGDSSCEYMYTYGDYSSSEGFLASETFTFGKNSIPNVAFGCGNDNQGSGFSQGAGLVGLGRGPLSLVSQLQMPKFSYCLTSINVDANNKISSTLLMGTIANDDHSNIITTPLVKNPSQPSFYYLSLEGISVGDTQLPIKKSTFSLNQDGSGGVIIDSGTTITYLEESAFSLLKKEFSSQVNLPVDDSSSTGLDLCFTLPSSTNNIEVPKLVFHFEGADLDLPADNYMIADSSMGVACLAMGGSSGMSIFGNVQQQNMLVIHDLNKETLSFVPTQCDKL, encoded by the exons ATGGCTTCATCAAACTTTGCCAATTTCACCATGTTTCTTTCTATATCAGTCTTGTTTGTTAATATTCTGCCAGTGAATTCAACATCAAGGCATGCTTTAATCAACAACCGTAAGGGATTCAAGGTGAGTCTAAAACATGTTGATTCAGGTGGGAATTTCACCAAATTCGAGCGTTTACAACGTGCAATGGCACGAGGGAAATCGAGACTTCAAAGGCTAAACCTAATGGCTAATAATTTGGTAGCAACAACAGCCAAAGATGACTCTGACATTGTAAAGTCTACAATCCATGCAGGAAATGGTGAGTTTCTCATGCAAATATCCATTGGCAGTCCAAGTGAAACCTATAATGCTATAATGGATACTGGAAGTGACTTGATTTGGACTCAATGCAAGCCTTGTAAAGAGTGTTTTGATCAATCCACACCTATTTTTGATCCATCAAAATCATCCACTTTTTCCAAGATTTCGTGTTCTAACAAACTTTGTGAAGCATTACCAATGTCATCTTGTGGAGATAGTAGCTGTGAATATATGTACACATATGGTGATTATTCATCAAGTGAAGGTTTTTTAGCTAGTGAAACATTCACTTTTGGCAAAAATTCCATTCCAAATGTTGCATTTGGATGTGGAAATGACAATCAAGGCAGTGGCTTTAGTCAAGGTGCAGGTCTAGTTGGGCTAGGAAGAGGTCCATTATCACTTGTTTCTCAACTCCAAATGCCTAAATTTTCCTATTGTTTAACCTCAATTAATGTTGATGCTAATAACAAAATTAGCAGCACACTACTTATGGGAACCATAGCAAATGATGATCATTCCAATATAATCACAACTCCATTAGTGAAAAATCCTTCTCAGccatctttttattatctttccTTAGAAGGAATATCAGTTGGAGATACTCAATTGCCTATCAAGAAATCCACATTTTCACTCAACCAAGATGGCAGTGGAGGAGTAATAATAGACTCTGGGACAACCATAACATACTTAGAAGAAAGTGCATTTAGTCTTCTCAAGAAAGAGTTCTCTTCACAG GTAAACCTTCCAGTGGACGACTCCAGCTCAACAGGACTGGATTTATGTTTCACTTTGCCTTCAAGCACAAACAATATAGAGGTTCCAAAATTGGTTTTCCATTTTGAAGGTGCAGACTTGGATTTGCCTGCTGATAATTACATGATTGCTGATTCAAGTATGGGAGTTGCTTGTTTGGCCATGGGAGGTTCAAGTGGAATGTCTATTTTTGGAAATGTTCAGCAACAAAATATGCTTGTCATTCATGATCTTAATAAGGAGACTTTATCGTTTGTACCAACACAATGTGATAAACTGTAG